The proteins below are encoded in one region of Drosophila santomea strain STO CAGO 1482 chromosome 3R, Prin_Dsan_1.1, whole genome shotgun sequence:
- the LOC120450876 gene encoding adenomatous polyposis coli protein: MLEPTLTPDLEEGIAGLSLEDVDVDSVPERKPHFLDYDAVPPPDYEDGFGASSGEQLKMDKKYERDGEVSDYELAASGYTKKEFTQDDNTLHFTQSAVGLGSGAVGKKPTAKHFLDENPIPPDYMLAQELREMREHRSLDRNFERQSAQQQQLDELPPRNGGGSPASAGRPSRSKEPSYTLSRFLDGDSPAPAPRLPKGAAWTTSFDERYTSSAVEATLGSKVECVYSLLSMLGSNDPLEMAKKFLELSGNAQSCATLRRSGCMPLLVQMMHAPDNDQEVRKCAGQALHNVVHSHPDEKAGRREAKVLRLLDQIVDYCSFLKTLLQSGGEAIADDSDRHPLAAISSLMKVSFDEEHRHAMCELGALHAIPNLVHLDHAVHGPKPEDQCCNSLRRYALMALTNLTFGDENNKALLCGQKQFMEALVAQLDSAPDDLLQVTASVLRNLSWRADSNMKAVLNEIGTVTALALAAMRNRSENTLKAILSALWNLSAHCSTNKAEFCAVDGALAFLVGMLSYEGPSKTLKIIENAGGILRNVSSHIAVCEPYRQILRQHNCLAILLQQLKSESLTVVSNSCGTLWNLSARSAEDQKFLWDNGAVPMLRSLIHSKHAMISEGSSSALKNLLNFRPAVQNHHQLDPIARSMGLKALPTLEARKAKALQQELGERHTAETCDNLDTGGKLAKERASSSSRRHPSAPRLTRSAMLTKSESRDSVYSAKSDCAYDHLIRSASASDAHRKVKPKMTDFDLEMEQDTEATEEQPIDYSVKYSENATKTSTYQETDLDQPTDFSLRYAENQIESDLDISGPAGAPKSTITPPAETVPVKSEGQEIMMILDDSVKCYQTEDTPYVISNAASVTDLRVAAKADAEVKPEAREVASKEGAPKKLPKLSQCGSGSYTPEKPINYCEEGTPGYFSRYDSLSSLDESGKANQAAVGTDAESKPKLEKQEEQDSQPAEQVLVKPPTQANSALETPLMFSRRSSMDSLVHDPDVDVANCDDKSSVVSDFSRLASGVISPSEIPDSPTQSMPQSPRRNSAAGSGQNVDSPPVVIPASMQPLRSVFEDDLSSFNVEHTPAQFSTATSLSNLSIVDDEKAPASVVEEDNEDELLLANCINMGMQRKPADAVKSTVVNSEVDVAEETIRSYCTEDTPALLSKVASNTNLSAISMSSNDPKEAATGQAQIYTHQLSDDVSSNASDSGGAAGHLLQQCIRDGMKKPLAEPTPDPIAMLRRGGNQLPGYLPSADEMNKFLVEDSPCNFSVVSGLSNLTVGSSLVGPAVQLKETVPSSVDQNPGMKPKSSKQEQVRRPPHWQDDSLSSLSIDSEDDTNLLSQAIAAGCNRPKSNLGFSSNGKRSSSLNSSQPIAINAATSASSLNSAMTVRKSQQQESYSSVDSSDSNDNQSKSLFELCILKGMYKSKEPGARAQQMHEQPIVGSSSAQSNPNLKQFDSLPVQLPSSGQVKRQRHHHHHHHHRERERERKDEKLLQECINTGISKKINAVPKNVLATSAAALEPCHPMAATTSASALSTAAPDVEQKAHATSSPNPQQQSSTQPSSPILPNPIDAIATVTDTARSPAAPDQGSGNASQNGHETATGSKDLDSEDRSSDESNQSFIMETMVRLDSAPNETCISGASEKHKDPDLMLKSVERLTMEFVTSAEQLRSSSHNHSGSNSHKNASSNNTWNESTCPNDVSFPSVSQTAPVLASLSLDEDATEARSLHEFVEITPTNEQQPASLEGETDTLVNGHADSYSGSSGGLNFQLGGQVQNAGVRLEPQRLLFNGTSASIMTNSTMIAFEARALAENLLQPAATDDDNTEMTFSLNSLDLDNVRPPSGMESLNSCYQDHSQPSSLRQPLPSKSPRFARKMFPANLVARRALGHLAGSAESVNSSCNLLDNIKPPSLMDELLDSMISVDSIQSEVADGEQDCSMATTISVSNYETAACDDQTMTVLQSCFDEDEDATMNDYSSAESTPKHGSTPSPNRRSLTPKDKRRLTKDRYKTYTIATSCEMDAPEVNETLQIEIVETAVPVATPSPPRPNGRRRGSAERYKTQLIECPLALIQPQPDDCPSEELSSIRAMMQQFTFITDINIGQSQETCETTDPPEEAGESPECDQNSETESCDGQEPAQLPPPPAIVELKTPIVKPTTLEPATAVKLVRGRKKPAYVSPYSMQSQRNSNNAAPSKKKTLSPTIAKRSLVAGGSGVRLPAKKKPTPPPEPAPAPARLERQGTFVKDEPTNSNVQVPVVETKPAQTSPTHRASKLPTKKGTASGGSPSKAGSPKRIPLAPVRRMTPQRANTSLRLAAGKSPAASRVVSARVSSTTPPSRSNSNLNGNSAAAAAAAKINQAQSRIANIWKRVDEAKTKQSSSNLRTQKTKSSNMLNGNGNGKPTLLRSSTFDNTPSTAGGVKSKLPVVGARK, encoded by the exons ATGCTGGAGCCAACGCTGACGCCCGATCTGGAGGAGGGCATCGCCGGGCTCAGTTTGGAGGATGTGGACGTGGACTCGGTGCCGGAGCGTAAGCCGCACTTCCTCGACTACGACGCAGTGCCGCCGCCAGACTATGAAGACGGCTTTGGGGCCAGTTCCGGGGAGCAGCTGAAGATGGACAAGAAGTACGAGCGGGATGGCGAGGTGAGCGACTACGAACTGGCCGCCAGTGGCTATACGAAGAAGGAGTTCACACAGGACGACAACACGCTGCACTTCACCCAGAGCGCCGTGGGACTGGGATCAGGTGCCGTTGGTAAAAAGCCGACAGCCAAGCATTTTCTGGACGAGAACCCCATACCGCCCGACTACATGTTGGCCCAGGAGCTGCGCGAGATGAGGGAACATCGCAGCCTGGACAGAAACTTCGAGCGACAGtcggcgcagcagcagcagctggacgAACTGCCTCCGAGGAATGGAGGCGGCTCCCCGGCCAGCGCAGGTCGTCCGTCGCGCAGCAAGGAACCATCGTACACGCTCTCCCGTTTTCTGGACGGGGATTcacctgctcctgctccaagACTGCCCAAGGGAGCTGCCTGGACGACCAGTTTCGATGAGCGGTACACCTCGTCGGCAGTGGAAGCCACATTGGGATCTAAGGTGGAGTGTGTTTACTCACTGCTCTCCATGTTGGGTTCAAATGATCCCCTCgaaatggcaaaaaagttCTTGGAGCTCTCGGGAAATGCTCAAAGTTGCGCAACTCTAAGACGCTCTGGTTGCATGCCGCTCCTGGTGCAGATGATGCACGCACCGGACAACGACCAGGAGGTGCGGAAGTGTGCTGGACAGGCGCTGCACAATGTGGTGCACAGCCATCCGGACGAGAAGGCTGGCAGGAGGGAGGCCAAGGTTCTCCGACTGCTTGACCAGATCGTCGACTATTGCTCCTTCCTGAAGACGCTGCTCCAGAGTGGCGGCGAGGCCATTGCCGATGACTCCGACCGCCATCCATTGGCCGCCATCTCATCGCTGATGAAGGTCAGCTTCGATGAGGAGCACCGCCATGCCATGTGCGAGTTGGGGGCGTTGCACGCGATCCCCAACCTGGTGCACTTGGATCACGCCGTACACGGACCCAAGCCGGAGGATCAGTGCTGCAACTCTCTGCGGAGATACGCCTTGATGGCACTGACCAATCTGACCTTTGGGGATGAGAACAACAAGGCTCTGCTGTGCGGACAAAAGCAATTTATGGAGGCCCTGGTGGCCCAATTGGACTCGGCACCGGACGACCTGCTCCAGGTGACGGCCAGCGTGCTGCGCAATCTCTCCTGGCGAGCGGACAGCAACATGAAGGCGGTGCTGAATGAGATTGGAACGGTGACAGCGCTGGCCCTGGCGGCCATGCGGAATAGGAGTGAGAACACCCTGAAGGCCATACTCTCGGCCCTGTGGAATCTCTCGGCGCACTGCAGCACCAACAAGGCCGAGTTCTGTGCCGTGGACGGAGCCTTGGCATTCCTGGTTGGAATGCTGAGCTACGAGGGTCCAAGCAAAACACTTAAGATCATTGAGAATGCGGGAGGAATCCTGCGGAACGTGTCCAGCCACATTGCTGTATGTGAACCGTATCGGCAGATCCTGCGCCAACACAACTGTCTGGCCATTCTGCTGCAGCAACTGAAGTCCGAAAGCCTCACGGTGGTCAGCAACTCCTGCGGAACCCTATGGAACCTTTCAGCTCGCTCTGCCGAGGATCAGAAGTTCCTGTGGGACAATGGAGCGGTGCCCATGCTGCGTTCCTTGATCCACTCCAAACACGCCATGATCTCAGAGGGCAGCTCGTCGGCCTTGAAGAACCTATTGAACTTCCGACCTGCTGTCCAAAATCATCACCAGCTGGATCCCATTGCCCGCTCCATGGGCCTCAAAGCATTGCCCACTCTGGAGGCACGCAAAGCCAAGGCactgcagcaggagctggGTGAGCGCCACACGGCGGAGACGTGCGACAACTTGGACACGGGCGGTAAATTGGCCAAGGAACGCGCATCTAGTTCATCCAGACGTCATCCTTCTGCGCCACGCTTAACTCGTTCGGCAATGCTAACGAAGAGCGAGAGCAGGGACTCTGTTTACTCGGCCAAATCCGATTGCGCTTACGATCATCTAATTCGCTCCGCCTCTGCTTCAGATGCACATCGAAAAGTGAAGCCCAAGATGACGGACTTCGATCTGGAAATGGAGCAGGACACAGAGGCAACCGAGGAACAGCCCATTGACTACTCGGTGAAGTACAGCGAGAATGCCACCAAGACCTCAACATATCAGGAAACGGACCTGGATCAGCCCACGGACTTTAGCCTGCGCTATGCGGAGAACCAGATCGAATCCGACCTGGACATATCAGGACCAGCAGGCGCCCCAAAGAGTACCATCACTCCTCCTGCTGAAACAGTTCCCGTGAAATCCGAGGGCCAGGAAATAATGATGATCCTAGACGACAGTGTGAAGTGCTACCAGACGGAGGATACCCCTTATGTTATTTCCAATGCGGCTTCCGTCACAGATTTACGAGTCGCTGCCAAAGCGGATGCGGAAGTCAAGCCAGAGGCACGCGAGGTTGCTTCCAAGGAGGGAGCTCCCAAAAAGCTGCCCAAGCTATCGCAGTGTGGATCCGGTTCGTACACTCCAGAGAAGCCCATCAACTACTGCGAGGAGGGAACTCCTGGTTACTTCAGTCGCTACGATTCCCTGAGCAGCTTGGATGAATCCGGAAAGGCCAACCAGGCTGCCGTAGGAACTGATGCGGAGAGCAAACCCAAATTAGAGAAGCAGGAGGAACAGGATTCCCAGCCAGCAGAGCAAGTCCTGGTCAAACCTCCCACCCAGGCCAACTCGGCACTGGAAACCCCATTAATGTTCTCGCGACGTAGCTCCATGGATTCCCTGGTCCACGATCCGGATGTTGATGTGGCCAACTGCGATGACAAGAGCTCGGTGGTGAGTGACTTCAGTCGCTTGGCCAGTGGGGTAATATCCCCATCCGAGATCCCAGACTCCCCCACACAAAGTATGCCTCAATCTCCACGGCGAAATAGTGCCGCTGGTTCCGGGCAGAATGTGGATTCTCCACCAGTTGTAATCCCGGCCAGCATGCAACCACTTCGCAGCGTTTTTGAGGACGACCTGAGCAGCTTCAATGTGGAGCATACACCTGCTCAGTTCTCCACGGCCACCAGCTTGAGCAATCTGAGCATAGTGGATGATGAAAAGGCACCAGCCAGTGTGGTCGAGGAAGACAACGAAGATGAgctccttttggccaactgcatTAACATGGGAATGCAGCGGAAGCCAGCTGATGCTGTGAAATCCACAGTTGTGAACTCGGAAGTGGACGTGGCTGAGGAGACCATTCGTAGCTACTGCACCGAGGATACTCCAGCATTGCTCTCCAAAGTAGCAAGTAACACAAACCTATCGGCCATCTCCATGAGCTCCAACGATCCCAAGGAAGCCGCGACTGGTCAGGCACAGATATACACACATCAGCTATCCGACGATGTATCTTCGAACGCATCGGACAGCGGTGGAGCAGCTGGTCATCTGCTGCAGCAGTGCATCCGCGATGGCATGAAGAAACCCCTAGCTGAACCCACTCCAGATCCCATAGCCATGCTTCGACGTGGCGGAAACCAATTGCCAGGCTACCTGCCCTCCGCCGATGAAATGAACAAGTTTTTGGTGGAGGACAGTCCCTGCAACTTCTCGGTGGTCTCTGGTCTATCCAATCTCACCGTGGGATCCAGTCTGGTCGGCCCAGCCGTGCAACTCAAGGAGACTGTTCC ATCCAGTGTGGATCAGAATCCTGGAATGAAGCCGAAGTCCAGCAAACAGGAGCAAGTCCGAAGACCACCGCATTGGCAAGATGATTCGCTGAGTTCTCTATCCATTGACTCGGAGGATGACACCAACTTACTGAGTCAG GCTATTGCCGCTGGTTGCAATAGACCGAAATCGAATCTTGGCTTCAGCTCGAACGGCAAGCGCTCCAGCTCGCTAAACTCCTCGCAGCCCATAGCCATCAATGCGGCCACCTCGGCCAGCTCCCTGAATTCGGCGATGACAGTCCGCAAGAGCCAGCAGCAGGAGTCGTACAGTTCTGTGGACTCCAGCGACTCCAACGACAACCAGTCCAAGTCGCTCTTCGAGCTGTGCATCCTCAAGGGCATGTACAAGTCGAAGGAACCGGGCGCCCGGGCCCAGCAAATGCATGAGCAACCCATAGTGGGTTCATCCTCCGCCCAGTCGAATCCCAATCTCAAGCAGTTCGATTCGCTGCCGGTGCAGCTGCCATCCAGTGGTCAGGTCAAGCGGCAgcgccatcatcatcatcaccatcatcataGGGAGCGAGAGCGAGAACGCAAGGACGAAAAGTTGCTGCAGGAGTGCATCAATACGGGCATCTCGAAGAAGATCAACGCCGTGCCAAAAAACGTCCTGGCTACGTCTGCGGCTGCATTGGAACCGTGTCACCCAATGGCAGCTACTACATCAGCAAGTGCCCTCAGCACAGCAGCTCCAGACGTAGAGCAGAAAGCGCACGCCACCAGCTCACCCAatccgcagcagcagtcgTCCACGCAACCGAGCAGCCCCATCCTCCCGAATCCTATCGACGCCATCGCCACCGTCACCGACACAGCAAGAAGTCCAGCAGCTCCAGATCAAGGGAGCGGGAACGCGAGTCAGAACGGTCACGAGACCGCTACTGGGTCTAAGGACTTGGACTCGGAAGATCGTTCCAGCGATGAATCAAATCAGTCCTTCATCATGGAGACCATGGTCAGGTTGGACAGTGCTCCCAATGAAACGTGCATCTCCGGTGCAAGCGAGAAGCACAAGGATCCCGACCTGATGCTAAAGTCTGTGGAGAGACTGACCATGGAGTTTGTTACCTCGGCGGAGCAGctgcgcagcagcagccacaaccaCAGCGGAAGCAACAGCCACAAGAACGCCAGCAGTAACAACACCTGGAATGAGAGCACCTGTCCCAATGATGTCAGTTTTCCCAGCGTAAGTCAAACGGCTCCTGTTCTGGCCTCCCTAAGCTTGGATGAAGACGCCACGGAGGCGAGATCTCTGCATGAGTTTGTAGAGATTACACCCACGAATGAACAGCAACCAGCATCGCTTGAAGGCGAAACAGATACCCTGGTTAATGGTCATGCCGACAGCTACTCAGGATCATCGGGGGGTCTTAACTTTCAATTGGGTGGTCAAGTGCAGAATGCTGGCGTCAGACTGGAGCCGCAAAGACTGCTATTCAATGGAACGAGTGCCTCCATTATGACCAACTCGACAATGATTGCGTTTGAGGCGCGAGCTCTGGCCGAAAATCTACTCCAGCCCGCTGCCACTGACGATGACAACACGGAGATGACCTTCAGCTTGAACAGTTTGGATCTGGACAACGTACGTCCGCCGTCGGGAATGGAATCGCTGAACAGCTGCTACCAGGACCACTCCCAGCCGAGTTCCCTGCGCCAGCCGCTGCCCAGCAAGAGTCCCAGGTTTGCGCGGAAAATGTTTCCGGCCAATTTGGTAGCCCGACGAGCCCTGGGCCACTTGGCTGGCAGTGCGGAGAGCGTGAACTCCAGCTGCAACCTGCTGGACAACATCAAGCCTCCGTCGCTGATGGACGAACTGCTGGACTCCATGATCAGTGTCGACAGCATTCAGTCGGAGGTGGCCGATGGCGAGCAGGACTGCAGCATGGCCACCACCATTTCAGTGTCCAACTATGAGACGGCTGCTTGTGATGATCAGACCATGACCGTGCTCCAAAGCTGTTTCGACGAAGATGAGGACGCCACAATGAATGACTACAGCTCGGCCGAGTCCACACCCAAGCACGGCTCTACTCCATCGCCCAATCGCCGATCCCTCACCCCGAAAGACAAGCGCCGTCTCACGAAGGATCGCTACAAGACCTACACCATAGCCACCAGCTGCGAGATGGACGCACCAGAAGTCAATGAAACTCTGCAGATAGAAATTGTGGAAACTGCTGTTCCTGTGGCCACACCCTCACCACCGCGCCCAAACGGAAGGAGAAGGGGCAGTGCGGAGCGGTACAAGACCCAGCTGATTGAGTGTCCGCTGGCTTTGATACAACCCCAACCCGATGATTGCCCAAGCGAAGAGCTCTCATCCATTCGAGCAATGATGCAGCAGTTTACTTTCATCACGGACATAAACATTGGGCAGAGTCAGGAGACTTGCGAGACTACTGATCCTCCAGAAGAGGCGGGGGAATCCCCGGAGTGCGATCAGAACTCAGAGACGGAGTCGTGCGACGGTCAGGAACCGGCGCAGctgcctcctcctccggcaATTGTGGAACTTAAAACACCTATCGTCAAGCCCACAACTTTGGAGCCCGCCACGGCCGTAAAACTGGTGCGAGGTCGCAAGAAACCAGCATACGTCTCACCCTACAGCATGCAGAGTCAACGGAATAGTAACAATGCCGCCCCGTCCAAGAAGAAAACCCTATCTCCAACAATTGCCAAACGCAGTCTGGTGGCCGGCGGGTCAGGAGTTCGGCTACCAGCCAAAAAGAAGCCAACGCCGCCACCCGAgcccgctcccgctcccgctcgcTTGGAGCGCCAGGGAACCTTTGTCAAGGACGAGCCAACGAACTCCAATGTTCAAGTGCCCGTTGTGGAGACGAAACCAGCTCAAACCAGTCCCACGCACCGCGCCTCAAAGCTGCCCACGAAGAAGGGCACGGCCAGCGGTGGCTCACCATCCAAAGCTGGCTCTCCCAAGAGGATTCCCTTGGCGCCGGTCCGCCGTATGACGCCGCAGAGGGCAAACACCAGTCTGCGATTAGCCGCAGGCAAATCCCCCGCTGCCTCGCGTGTGGTTTCCGCTCGGGTGTCGTCCACCACGCCACCATCACGCAGCAATTCCAACCTGAATGGAAACAGtgcagccgcagcagctgcggcCAAGATCAACCAGGCCCAAAGCCGCATAGCCAACATCTGGAAGAGAGTGGACGAGGCCAAAACGAAGCAATCGTCATCCAACCTGAGGACGCAGAAAACCAAATCTTCCAACATGCTCAACGGAAATGGCAACGGAAAGCCGACGCTCCTGCGTAGCTCCACGTTTGACAATACCCCCAGCACCGCTGGAGGAGTCAAGTCCAAGCTGCCAGTTGTGGGCGCGCGAAAATAG